The following nucleotide sequence is from Polyangiaceae bacterium.
GCAGCAAAATCGTGGTGGTAGGCGCCAGTGAAGGCGGGCTCACCCGGCTCACGGAGCTAGACGAAGCAGAGCTGGACCTCGACACCAACGAGCCCGCTCAGTTCTCGGACGTCTTGGGACGCGTACTGAAGCAGCCTCGCAAGAAGAATACCCGCGTGGAAAATTTACCGAGCGACCCTGTCGCGGCTGTCCTCACCCCCAAACCCGAAGAGGTGGAGGACGAG
It contains:
- a CDS encoding flagellar biosynthetic protein FliO, with product MTAPWLSAGLSPVASYLVETLVTLLAVIALAVLVLYAARRVGVGRQSGPLQLVGRLPLEGRRAVYLVKIGSKIVVVGASEGGLTRLTELDEAELDLDTNEPAQFSDVLGRVLKQPRKKNTRVENLPSDPVAAVLTPKPEEVEDEA